Sequence from the Methanocella sp. genome:
TAAGCAGGGGGTCTCCGAGGGGTAAGCAAGAGCGCTCCGCGCGGCGTCAGCCCCCTTTAGGAATTAAAAGTCCTCCGTGCCCTCTGTGTCCTCCGTGGTTAATATTAAACCGGTGTCCTCTGTGGTGCCTCCGTACCCATCGTGGTAAAGTTTTTAATAAGCAAAATTGGGGTCTCCAGGGGGTAAGTAAGAGCGCTCCGCGCGGCATCAGCCCTCTTCAGGATATAAAAGAAAGGAGGGGGTCTCCGAGGGGGCATAAGCCCCCTTCAGGGAATAAAAGAGCGCCGTGTTCGCCGTGTCGCCGTGGTGAATTAAGTGCTGTGTCGCCGTGGTGTCGCCGTGTCGAATTTTAAGGAGCGCCGTGTTCGCCGTGTCGCCGTGGTGAATAATAAACCGTGCCCTCCGTGGTGCCCCCGTGCGCCCCGTGGTTCAGCGGCCGTAGTCGCCGACGATGGGTATTTTTTCTCCGCATTTCGGGCATTTCTTATCGGGCGTGATGCTATAGCGCATGATCTGGAACCCGTAGCGCTCGATCAAAAGCTCATTACATTTCGGGCACCAGGTATTCTCGTATTTATTGCCCAGTGTGTTGCCCAGGTACACGTAGTTCACGCCCTCTTCTTTCGCGATATCGTGGGCCCTTTCGAGCACCTTGATTGAGGTCGATTCCAGGTGGTCCATATGGTACATTGGGTGGAAACGGGTGAAGTGAATAGGCGTATCCGGGCCGAGGTTATCATAACACCACTTCGACAGCGCCCTGATCTCCTCGGGCGAGTCATTCTGGCCCGGGATGACCAGGTTCACCACTTCGACGTGCATGCCCCTCTCTCTGGCGATCTTCGTCGACTGTAATACGGGCTCGAGCTTCGACTTGCATATCTTCCTGTAAAAGTCCTCGCTGAAGGCCTTGATATCGACACGGAAGGCGTCCAGCAGTCCCTTCATGACGTCCATGTGCTCGGGCGTCGGGTAACCGTTGGTGACATAGATCGTCTTAATGCCCTTTTCATGGCACTTCAAGGCGCAGTCGTGCGTATACTCCAGCCAGATGCCCGGCTCGTTATAGGTCCAGGAGACACTTTTACACAGCGAATCGACCGCGTTCCGGGCCAATTCTTCGGGCATGATGTCCGTGGTGTAGACTTCCTGGATCTCGGCCTGGGAAATGCCCCAGTTCTGGCAGTGCTCGCACTGGAAGTTACAGCCCACAGAGCCGACGGAGTACGAAAAGCTGCCAGGGTAGAAGTGGTAGAGCGGCTTCTTCTCAATGGGGTCGCTGGCCTCGGAGGTCACGGTGCCATAGATGAGCGAGAATATCCGGCCGTCGATGTTCTTCCGCGTACGGCAGTGGCCGAGCTTGCCCGGGGCAATGACGCACCGGTATGAGCAGACGTTGCACTTCGCTTTGCCGTCCTTCAACGGCTCCCAGAGGATGGCTTCCTTTAGCATGTTGTGACCGCCGGCGTATAATTCATCGATATAATCCTCGTTTTTTCATGATGATATATATGATGATATATATTATGTGTGAGCATACCTGCGCCAGGAAAGGCTCCTTCAAGGATGAACCCTGATATAGGCTTTCTGTCATAATCGCTTAACTCCGATATCCGTCACCACTTTAAGCTTCACTTAACGTGCGTTTTTCCGATAATAATTCGAAGGCCGACTGCATATTTTCCAGGCGCTTTCGACTGACGGTGGCGCAATTTTTCTCGAGGTGCCCTATTCGCGGGACATCGATGCCTTTATATACTAACAGCTTAAATCACACAGTAACCGCAATGGCAACATGAACCCAGATTTTCGCGCATAAAAGGCAAATGCAAAGGCCATAGACTGAAAGCCTTAAAATTATACGGTAACACGAAAAAATATTTGTAGTCATAAAAGCTTAAATCAGAAGGTCGGACGGTTAAAGGATGAAAAAGTTCATTAACTTATTGCTTATCAGCATTATCTTATTATCAATCACCGCCGTCACGGGTGCAAACGCCTCAAATACGGCTTTCAGCATCAGCGGACAGGTCATTGACCGTTACGGGGACCCTTTACCCGGTGCAACAGTAACGCTTATCGACAATAATTTTAATACGATCGCAACAAAAACCACGAATCAAAACGGCAACTTCGATTTTCTCAACGTAGTAGCGGAAACGAATACGTGTACGGTAAGGGTGTCCTATACGGATTCCGACGGCACGAAATACGATATGCCGACCTATTATGTCAAATGGTATCCGACCAGCAACATACAATATATACCATCCAGCCAGACCCAGATACCTAATTACCCACAGCCCGAGTATGGCTACCTTTACGGCGCCATCCAGACGGGGTCGGACAACAGCGCAACCTTCATCAACGGGATCGTCTACCTGGTGAGCCTGGACAACGACGTTAAATATTATGAGTTCGCGGACAGGACCGACGGCAAAGGCAGCTACACATTCTACGTTCCCGCGGGGTCGTACATGCTCTACGCCCAGCACTGGGAGAACGGCGTCGTCTACGAGTCCACCCACAAGCAGGTCACGGTGACACGGAATGCCGATATCGCGAACGTCCTTGAGACCCGGATTATCCTGCCGCTCAACACTCCCTCCAGCAATGCGGACCCCGGCGTGATGCCGGAGCATCATACGAATACTATATCGGGCACCGTCCTCACGAAGGACGGGAAGCCGGTCGCGGGTGCGACCGTGACCCTCCTGGAGAAGGCGGATAACGGCTCCGTCTATATCCCCATGAAAGTCACGGACGGGAGCATCGTAAAAACGACGACCGACAGCAACGGCAACTATACGTTCAACGGCGCGATCCCGACGACCAACGACGGCAAGTCCATCCAGGCCAAGAAGGATATCAAGGTCCAGGTAGACTACACAGACCTGAGTGGCGCTGCACAGACCATCACCGCAGCCAATAGCGATTCCAGGCCGCTGTACTACCCGGACGTCATCCTGGGCTACGGGGTTGAAGATTCGGCCAGGAGCATCACGATGCCGACCGTCACCGTGCCCTATGCGAAGGGCGGGTGGGTCAGCCTGAGCTCGGTGCCCACGGGCGCCAACATCTATGTGGACGGGCAGCAGCTTTTCGGCCCGAACAACCAGCCCCTGGCGACTCCCTGTACTGCCTACATCGATGCGGGCACGCACACCATAAAGATGAGTAAGGACGGCTATTCCGATACTTCCGACACCATCACGATGGAGGCAAACCAGCAGCATCCCGATTTCATCATGAGCCTGCAAAAGGCCGTCGTGCCCGCCTGGGTGACGCTGGTCGCCGCGATCGTCATACTTCTCATAGCAGCTATTGCGATCATCGCCCTCCTGGCTACCCGGATCAAGTCGATTCTTGCGCCGGTCGCGAAGGCGCTGGGCGGCTTCAGGCATAAGATGGACGGCGCGAAGGCAGACCGCGAGGTCGCCAGGGCCCATAAGGCCGAGGCCGCAAAGCAGGAGGCCGTAAAGCGCGAAACGGCCAGGCAGGAGAGCGCCCCGCCGGTCGACGTGGTCAATGTCGACCCCGTGAAGCGCAGGCATGAGACGATTGCGGCGGACGACGGTAAAAAGAAGAAGATCCTCGACTTCGACCTGAAGCACATCGCCGACGGCGTGCCCAGGAAGGTCAAGGCCCGCGAGCCGATCGATGCCCCGAAGGAGCGGACTCCGGTCGTCTTCGCGAGCGATATCTACAAGAAATCGAGCGGCAACGTAGAGCGATACGAGACTCCGGCGAGGAGCAACGAGCCGCCTGCGAGGGGCTACGAGCAGCCGCGTGCCCAGCCGGTGAGCGAGCGCGAGGCGCTGGTCGA
This genomic interval carries:
- the amrS gene encoding AmmeMemoRadiSam system radical SAM enzyme; the protein is MLKEAILWEPLKDGKAKCNVCSYRCVIAPGKLGHCRTRKNIDGRIFSLIYGTVTSEASDPIEKKPLYHFYPGSFSYSVGSVGCNFQCEHCQNWGISQAEIQEVYTTDIMPEELARNAVDSLCKSVSWTYNEPGIWLEYTHDCALKCHEKGIKTIYVTNGYPTPEHMDVMKGLLDAFRVDIKAFSEDFYRKICKSKLEPVLQSTKIARERGMHVEVVNLVIPGQNDSPEEIRALSKWCYDNLGPDTPIHFTRFHPMYHMDHLESTSIKVLERAHDIAKEEGVNYVYLGNTLGNKYENTWCPKCNELLIERYGFQIMRYSITPDKKCPKCGEKIPIVGDYGR
- a CDS encoding carboxypeptidase regulatory-like domain-containing protein, which codes for MKKFINLLLISIILLSITAVTGANASNTAFSISGQVIDRYGDPLPGATVTLIDNNFNTIATKTTNQNGNFDFLNVVAETNTCTVRVSYTDSDGTKYDMPTYYVKWYPTSNIQYIPSSQTQIPNYPQPEYGYLYGAIQTGSDNSATFINGIVYLVSLDNDVKYYEFADRTDGKGSYTFYVPAGSYMLYAQHWENGVVYESTHKQVTVTRNADIANVLETRIILPLNTPSSNADPGVMPEHHTNTISGTVLTKDGKPVAGATVTLLEKADNGSVYIPMKVTDGSIVKTTTDSNGNYTFNGAIPTTNDGKSIQAKKDIKVQVDYTDLSGAAQTITAANSDSRPLYYPDVILGYGVEDSARSITMPTVTVPYAKGGWVSLSSVPTGANIYVDGQQLFGPNNQPLATPCTAYIDAGTHTIKMSKDGYSDTSDTITMEANQQHPDFIMSLQKAVVPAWVTLVAAIVILLIAAIAIIALLATRIKSILAPVAKALGGFRHKMDGAKADREVARAHKAEAAKQEAVKRETARQESAPPVDVVNVDPVKRRHETIAADDGKKKKILDFDLKHIADGVPRKVKAREPIDAPKERTPVVFASDIYKKSSGNVERYETPARSNEPPARGYEQPRAQPVSEREALVERPTSPERNERFRIPRFPGQRGEASASSSDKERVLRYIRDHPEGVSFIQMSNDLEIIPNNLTYITKELVINDDIEKVKGLYYYKSHTSPADDSSSSVVVWRLDGDK